GATACGTGCCATCTCTTTGCTTCTGGATATGAATTACGGTCTCTTGAGGCATATGAGCGCTTTGTAGCATCTGTTCTGGATAAGATAGGGCTTGAAAGAATCGGCTGTTGGCATTTAAATGATAGCGTCTATGGCCGCAACAGCCATCTTGATAAACACCAGCACATAGGAGAAGGAGATTTAGGATTGTTGCCTTTTTCTTTTATAGTGAATGACCAGCGGTGGAATGCAGTTCCGGCACTTTTAGAAACTCCACAGGGTGGTTGCGGGAATAAAGGCAATTTAGCTATACTTCGCAAGCTAAGAGGAGGATAACAAAGACATGGGCATTTACCCTCGTCTTATAGTCTTCTGCGACAAAATAGCTTACAATGCAGCGCAAATTGTTTCATTATGCAGGCAGTGGAATATTGGAGTATATGGTGTGGCAAAGGGAGCCTGTGCCCAGGGAGACATTGTCCATGTGATGGTTGAAAGCGGTTGTGAAGGTATTGCTGACAGCCGAATAAAGAATTTATACCGATTAAAAAAGGAAATGCGTCTTTCCGTTCCTGTTATGATGCTTCGCCCGCCCATGATGAGCGAAATTCCTGAAGTAGTGGAGTATGGAGATTCCTCTGTGGTGTCTATGTCCGAAACAATTCGTGCTCTTGACCATGAAAGTGTTTTTCAAAAGAAAGATCATCTCGTTTTGCTTATGATAGATCTTGGAGATTTAAGAGAAGGCATTTGGCCTGATGAGCTAGAGCAAATCGGCAAGATTCTAAAGGGATGTCAACGCGTGAGATGCATGGGAGTGGGTGTGAATTTTGGCTGCTTTGGCGGCGTCCGCCCTTCCATGGAAAAACTAGAGGAACTGGGTGTTCTCGAAAAAGAACTGGAGAGCCTTTTAGGTTACCCTTTAAAAGTCTGTTCAGGAGGGAGCACGTCCTCTCTGGCCCTTATTGAAGATGGCACTATGCCGTCTAATGTAAATGCATTGCGTATTGGCGAGGCCATATTGCTGGGAACAGATTCTTCCGGCGGAAGGCCTCTGCCTTTTTTAAAACAACAAACAGTGATTCTTGAGACAGAGATCATAGAAGTTAAAAGAAAACCAAGTTTCCCCCTGGGAGAAATAGCAGCAGATGCTTTTGGAAATATCCCCTCTTTTGTTGACCGAGGAGTGCGGTTGAGAGCTATTTCAGCTATAGGAAAACAGGATGCCAGAATAGAAGGACTTTCTCCTCTTGAAGAGGGCATCGAAATTTTAGGCGCTTCTAGCGATCATATGGTGCTGGATGCAGAGAAATATGGCAGAACATTACATGTGGGCGATAAGGTGCATTTCTCAGTCAAATATAGTGCTTTGCTTGCTTTGACAACGTCTCCGTATGTTTCTATCCATGTTATAAAGTAAAATAGCGTGGGAGGGTTGACATGCTCGATTTTTTTCGATGGCACGATATTCTTGATATTATTATTATAACGGTGATTATCCACCGTTTGCTGCTGTTGCTGGTGGGTACAAGGGCAATGCAGCTTGTTAAAGGATTGCTTGTTCTTGGAGTAGTGGCTTCTCTCGCACGCGTTCTTGATCTTCGAACCCTTTCTTGGTTTTTGGGAAAGGTCCTCGGTGTTTTGATCATCGCTATCCCTATAGTTTTCCAACCAGAGCTTCGGCGAATGCTGGAAGAACTGGGAAGAGGAAATATCTGGAGGAGAAAAAGAGCACAAAAGAAAGCAGAAGCTCTCAGTCAGGAAATTACAAGGGCTCTTGGATATTTAAAAGGGCAGAAGATTGGAGCTCTTTTAGTATTACAGAGGGAAACAGGATTGAGAGATTTCTGGAGCACTGCGGTGAGATTAAACGCAGAAGTTTCTCAAGAACTGATCATTGCCATATTTTGGCCAGATAATCCTCTTCATGACGGAGCAGTGATCATAGATCGGGATATGATCCTTTCTGCTGGGACCTACTTGCCTCTGACTGAAAATACAAATCTTTCAAGGTGGATTGGGACTCGCCATCGCGCAGCTCTAGGAGTAACGGAAGTATCAGATGCTATTGCCCTTGTTGTTTCAGAAGAACGAGGAGAGATTTCCCTTGCCATTAATGGACATCTTTCAAGAAATCTGAAGGATAACCAGGTGTATAAGCTTCTTATGCATTATTTTGGAGCGGAAGAGAATGAAAGGCGTTCTTTTCTGGACAGAATACAGGAAGAGATACGTTCTCTGTGGCAATAGACCGCGAAGAAGGGAGTTTTACTACCATGTCGCCTGTAAGAAGAAAAATAGACACACTTCTTTCATCCCCTAATTTTTTAAGAATAATATCTATTGTCATTGCCGTTCTTCTCTGGTTTTATGTGTCAGGAGATCGGGCAAATGAAATAGTGAAAACATTTAAATGCCAGGTGGATTTTTTGAATGTCCCTCCTCAGACCATATTAAAGACAGAGGCGAAAACTGTAGAGATAAGTGTTTCAGGAAGTCGACGGGTATTAGACAGCCTCCAACAAGGGAGCATTATCTGTGAAGTAGACGCAAAAGGACTTTCCCTTGGGAAGTATCGTTTGGCTGTAAGGGCCATTGTTCCAAAAGATGTCAAATTGGTAGGTATTAATCCGTCACAGATCGCAATGGAGATGGTGCGATACGTAGAACGGGTTGTTCCTGTGGAAGTAACAGTAAAAGATGGCTTGCCATCGGGGCTTTATCTTGAGTCTGTCCATGTTACCCCTAAAGATATAACTGTAAAAGGTGTGGAGAAAGACCTGGCTCGGATCGAAAGTGTTCGCGTTTCTCCAACCTTTGACCAGCTGAAAAGCGGGGAAGAAATAACAGTTCCTGTGGAAATTATCAAGTCTCAAGGGTTTGAAGACGAAGTGACCATTGATCCCGGACAAGTAAAGCTTATGGCAGTACTAGCCCAGGGGCTTCCGAAAAAGAAAGTTCCTGTCAACGTGCAGGTAGTGGGCAAGCCGGATTCTGATTATTCTGTGAAAGCCATTGTGGTAGAGCCTTCCGAAGTGGAGGTAGAAGGTCCCTATCCTAGCTTGGGCTCTCTCTCGCGCCTTGAAACGGAAACTATCGACATTACGGGCCTTTCTCAAGAACAAAGCATGGTTGTCCCATTGAAACCTTTAGAAGACTCGTCATTAAAATATACGGGAGCTTCTTCAGTGCGTGTTAATATTCTTCTAAAACCCTATACTGTGTCTAAACTCCTTAACAATGTTGCTGTGGAAGTTGAAGGAAATAGCATCTATCCGGGGTGGAGTGTTGAGCCCACCACTGTTAACATAACCATAGAAGGGATTCCATCTGAAGTGGAAAAAATAAACGAAACAAATTTCCCTATCGAGCCTTACGTTAACGTGACAAATATTGTTTCAAGAAAACTAATGGTTCCAGTACAGATAAGAAACACTTCAAAAAGTATTCACGTGGTCAAAGTTGACCCCTCTCGGGTTACAGTACGTGCTGAAGTGGAATAATTAGGGAGGCGGGGAAGGTGAAAGGCTTGGAGGAAAGTGAGAAGAAAGTGCGTTGTCTTTTCGGTACAGATGGTGTTAGAGATGTGGCAAACAGAGGAGTAATGACTCCAGAAATGGCGTTGCGTCTCGGGCGGTCATATGTACTGTATTTGACGGAAAGAGGAGTTCCCCGTCCAAGGATTGTCGTGGGGAGAGATACTCGCAGATCGGGAAAAATGCTTGAAGATGCATTAGTGGCAGGCATGCTCTCGGCTGGAGCGCAGGTGTTGACTCTTGGTGTTATTCCTACGCCGGGTGTAAGTTTTGCTGTGAAGCATATAAAGGCTCAAGGCGGAGTGGTAATAAGCGCATCTCATAACCCTGCTGAATACAATGGAATTAAATTTCTGAACAACGAAGGTCACAAGCTTAATGACGATGCAGAGGCTGCTATCGAAGACTATCTTGGCGATGATTTAATTGATGATTGGCGCCCTACAGGGGCTTCCATCGGAGAAGTGCAGGAAAGAAAGGATATAGCTCTAGTATATGCCCAATGGCTGGCAAGTCTTATTTCGTCTTCAT
This region of Aminobacterium colombiense DSM 12261 genomic DNA includes:
- a CDS encoding alanine racemase, encoding MGIYPRLIVFCDKIAYNAAQIVSLCRQWNIGVYGVAKGACAQGDIVHVMVESGCEGIADSRIKNLYRLKKEMRLSVPVMMLRPPMMSEIPEVVEYGDSSVVSMSETIRALDHESVFQKKDHLVLLMIDLGDLREGIWPDELEQIGKILKGCQRVRCMGVGVNFGCFGGVRPSMEKLEELGVLEKELESLLGYPLKVCSGGSTSSLALIEDGTMPSNVNALRIGEAILLGTDSSGGRPLPFLKQQTVILETEIIEVKRKPSFPLGEIAADAFGNIPSFVDRGVRLRAISAIGKQDARIEGLSPLEEGIEILGASSDHMVLDAEKYGRTLHVGDKVHFSVKYSALLALTTSPYVSIHVIK
- the cdaA gene encoding diadenylate cyclase CdaA, whose amino-acid sequence is MLDFFRWHDILDIIIITVIIHRLLLLLVGTRAMQLVKGLLVLGVVASLARVLDLRTLSWFLGKVLGVLIIAIPIVFQPELRRMLEELGRGNIWRRKRAQKKAEALSQEITRALGYLKGQKIGALLVLQRETGLRDFWSTAVRLNAEVSQELIIAIFWPDNPLHDGAVIIDRDMILSAGTYLPLTENTNLSRWIGTRHRAALGVTEVSDAIALVVSEERGEISLAINGHLSRNLKDNQVYKLLMHYFGAEENERRSFLDRIQEEIRSLWQ
- a CDS encoding YbbR-like domain-containing protein, with product MAIDREEGSFTTMSPVRRKIDTLLSSPNFLRIISIVIAVLLWFYVSGDRANEIVKTFKCQVDFLNVPPQTILKTEAKTVEISVSGSRRVLDSLQQGSIICEVDAKGLSLGKYRLAVRAIVPKDVKLVGINPSQIAMEMVRYVERVVPVEVTVKDGLPSGLYLESVHVTPKDITVKGVEKDLARIESVRVSPTFDQLKSGEEITVPVEIIKSQGFEDEVTIDPGQVKLMAVLAQGLPKKKVPVNVQVVGKPDSDYSVKAIVVEPSEVEVEGPYPSLGSLSRLETETIDITGLSQEQSMVVPLKPLEDSSLKYTGASSVRVNILLKPYTVSKLLNNVAVEVEGNSIYPGWSVEPTTVNITIEGIPSEVEKINETNFPIEPYVNVTNIVSRKLMVPVQIRNTSKSIHVVKVDPSRVTVRAEVE